In a single window of the Rhineura floridana isolate rRhiFlo1 chromosome 3, rRhiFlo1.hap2, whole genome shotgun sequence genome:
- the LRRC45 gene encoding leucine-rich repeat-containing protein 45, with protein MPATEMDDFRRSYVRLCKESGAEPQESILQHLEETMGRNCLDLATHTLSVETCGALGKLFQDELQFTEIMLSNCMLSEEGAKLLLHGLCSNTVVKSLDLKGNNLRAVGAEALGKLLRQNKTIRSLTLEWNNLGVWEESFAIFCEGLGANCHLQCLDLRNNQINHQGAGELSMALKVNSNLQELDLRWNNIGLLGGRALLNCLRNNRALRQLGLAGNNVPSDILKAVVQAMEHNQERQDILCKSRNMTQVLSKEVICLKEENSKQFLNMMDTIDKQREEINRSSRVSAGRIGQLQEALTERHSVLNSLQAKLQMTEAALALSEQKVCNLGELLSMAKQEQARLVESQAKELQQLKMASANREEKLQRELSAAHEKNLLLRNQVDDLERRCKAQQEQLFLVKEDLTHTTAEMKLRAVQAEERLEMEKKRSKQVLEDAESLRLKEVDHLTHHMEASERALQERIQRMEAVRIGLEEELSRLKAAALVERGQVEEELIKAKNQARLEEQQRLDYLEEKLRLMMQSRDEAQNYCLQQKQAVAEAQSKESHLSLQVEGLKRRLEELQQELSGKEQEKVTEINKVRVELQEQIGHLEAERAAQEGQREKIAALERQMKVLSSNHREALLDKEGEISSLLEKLRVREAEISRMREEEAQRVSFLQNAIMAYVQASPRGSLSPKK; from the exons ATGCCTGCCACAGAGATGGATGACTTCCGACGGTCCTACGTTAGGCTGTGCAAGGAGAGTGGTGCTGAGCCCCAGGAGAGTATCTTGCAGCACTTGGAGGAAACAATGGGGAGAAACTGCTTGGATTTAGCTACGCATACCCTTTCTGTGGAAACTTGTGGCGCCCTGGGCAAGCTCTTCCAGGATGAACTCCAGTTCACAGAGATAATGCTGAGCAATTGTATGCTGAGTGAAGAAG GAGCTAAGCTACTACTGCATGGACTTTGTTCCAACACTGTTGTGAAATCATTGGACCTGAAG GGGAACAACCTACGAGCTGTTGGGGCAGAGGCTCTGGGGAAACTGCTCAGGCAAAACAAGACAATTAGGAG TCTCACTTTAGAATGGAACAATTTAGGTGTATGGGAAGAAAGTTTTGCCATCTTCTGTGAGGGGCTTGGTGCAAACTGTCACCTCCAATGCTTGGATCTGCGCAATAACCAGATCAACCACCAGGGGGCAGGAGAGCTGTCCATGGCACTGAAAGTTAATTCCAATCTACAGGAACTTG ATCTGCGTTGGAACAACATTGGGCTTCTGGGGGGCCGTGCACTCCTGAATTGTCTGCGTAACAACCGGGCACTACGACAGCTAGGACTGGCCGGAAACAATGTGCCCAGTGACATCCTGAAGGCTGTGG ttCAAGCCATGGAACACAACCAAGAACGTCAGGATATCCTCTGCAAGAGTCGTAACATGACCCAAGTGCTCAGCAAAGAGGTGATCTGCTTGAAGGAGGAGAACTCTAAACAG TTCCTGAATATGATGGACACCATTGACAAACAGCGAGAGGAAATAAACCGCAGCAGCAG GGTATCGGCAGGACGAATCGGGCAGCTGCAGGAGGCCCTGACTGAGCGGCATTCTGTATTGAACTCGCTACAAGCAAA GCTCCAGATGACTGAGGCAGCTTTAGCTCTGTCCGAGCAGAAGGTGTGCAACTTGGGAGAGTTGCTGAGTATGGCAAAGCAGGAGCAAGCAAGGCTGGTTGAGAGCCAGGCCAAAGAATTGCAGCAACTCAAGATG GCATCTGCTAATCGAGAGGAAAAACTTCAGCGTGAACTTTCAGCAGCCCATGAGAAAAACCTCCTGCTTAGGAATCAG GTGGATGACCTGGAAAGAAGGTGCAAAGCACAGCAGGAGCAGCTGTTCCTGGTAAAGGAGGACCTGACCCACACAACGGCAGAAATGAAGCTGCGGGCTGTACAGGCGGAAG AGCGCTTGGAGATGGAGAAGAAGAGGTCCAAGCAGGTCCTAGAGGATGCAGAGTCCCTTCGGCTGAAGGAG GTAGATCACCTGACCCATCACATGGAGGCAAGTGAGCGGGCCCTGCAGGAGCGCATCCAGAGGATGGAGGCCGTCCGCATAGGGCTCGAGGAG GAACTGAGCCGACTGAAAGCTGCTGCCCTTGTAGAGCGAGGCCAAGTTGAGGAAGAGCTCATCAAAGCCAAGAACCAAGCCAGGTTGGAAGAG CAACAGCGACTGGATTACCTGGAGGAGAAGCTGCGGCTGATGATGCAGTCCCGCGATGAGGCTCAGAATTACTGTCTGCAGCAGAAGCAAGCAGTGGCTGAGGCACAGTCTAAGGAGAGCCATCTGAGTCTGCAAGTGGAAGGACTCAAGAGGCGGCTGGAAGAGCTTCAGCAG GAGTTGAGCGGCAAGGAACAGGAGAAAGTCACTGAGATCAACAAAGTGCGAGTGGAGCTGCAGGAGCAGATCGGACACTTGGAGGCCGAGAGGGCGGCACAGGAAGGGCAGCGAGAGAAGATTGCAGCCCTGGAGAGACAGATGAAAG TTCTCTCCAGCAACCACCGGGAGGCGCTACTGGACAAAGAGGGTGAAATCTCAAGCCTACTGGAGAAGCTGAGGGTTCGTGAGGCAGAGATCTCCAGGATGAGAGAGGAGGAAGCTCAGCGAGTCAGCTTTCTTCAAAATGCCATCATGGCCTACGTGCAGGCTTCCCCACGAGGCTCACTCAGCCCCAAGAAgtga